The Chthonomonadales bacterium genome window below encodes:
- the rpsK gene encoding 30S ribosomal protein S11, whose amino-acid sequence MANKKTTGAASRQKPKERKNVPAGVVHIQSTFNNTIISITDVKGDTISWSSAGAIGFKGTKKGTPFAAQIAAENAARKAMEHGMRRVEVFVRGPGSGRETAVRSLQAVGLEVALIKDVTPIPHNGCRAPKRRRV is encoded by the coding sequence ATGGCGAACAAGAAGACAACCGGAGCCGCATCGCGCCAGAAGCCCAAGGAGAGGAAGAACGTGCCGGCGGGCGTGGTGCACATCCAGTCGACTTTCAACAACACCATCATCAGCATCACGGACGTCAAGGGCGACACCATCTCCTGGTCGAGCGCCGGGGCGATCGGCTTCAAGGGCACCAAGAAGGGCACGCCCTTCGCGGCCCAGATCGCGGCGGAGAACGCGGCGCGCAAGGCGATGGAGCACGGCATGCGCCGCGTGGAGGTGTTCGTGCGCGGGCCCGGAAGCGGGCGCGAGACGGCGGTTCGCTCGCTGCAGGCCGTGGGCCTCGAGGTCGCGCTCATCAAGGACGTCACGCCGATCCCGCACAACGGGTGTCGGGCGCCCAAGCGGCGGCGCGTCTAG
- the secY gene encoding preprotein translocase subunit SecY, with the protein MIESLMQAFRIPELKRRIYFNMVMFAVFVLGAHIPVPGVDHDKLESMFGAGGFLGLVDVFSGGALRKMTIFAMGITPYINASIIMQMLTLAIPQLEAMSKEGESGRKQIAKITRYLTIALALFQAIGFSFTFRAAATGFVGVAQMCIIMTAGTAVLLWMGEQITENGIGNGVSLVIFAGIMTSLPYQSGLIIKSVQSGLVSPLNVLMLLALFVGTIYGIVLITQGTRRIPIQHVKRVVGMRTTPAGSSFLPIKVNTAGVIPIIFAISMLLFPAQIMGSIPAKPGSWLAGLKDVAMQFSPGTTWWAMVIYIFLIIVFTYFYTAVVLNVQDMADNLKKYGNYIPGIRPGKPTFEYLDRVVSRITLAGAVFLAAVATVQYVAPALTGVSSFTLIGGTSLLIVVGVAIETMQAIEAQLLMRNYEGFIKQSGVGA; encoded by the coding sequence GTGATCGAGTCGTTGATGCAGGCGTTTCGCATCCCGGAGCTGAAGCGGCGCATCTACTTCAACATGGTGATGTTCGCCGTCTTCGTGCTGGGAGCGCACATACCGGTGCCTGGCGTCGACCACGACAAGCTTGAGTCCATGTTCGGCGCCGGCGGCTTCCTGGGCCTCGTCGACGTGTTTTCCGGCGGCGCGCTGCGGAAGATGACCATCTTCGCGATGGGCATCACTCCCTACATCAACGCCTCCATCATAATGCAGATGCTTACGCTCGCCATCCCGCAGCTCGAGGCCATGAGCAAGGAGGGCGAGTCGGGGCGCAAGCAGATCGCCAAGATCACGCGCTACCTGACCATCGCCCTGGCGTTGTTTCAGGCCATCGGGTTCAGCTTCACGTTTCGGGCCGCCGCCACCGGCTTCGTCGGGGTCGCCCAGATGTGCATCATCATGACTGCCGGCACGGCCGTCCTGCTCTGGATGGGCGAGCAGATCACCGAGAACGGCATCGGCAATGGTGTCTCGCTGGTGATCTTCGCCGGCATCATGACGAGCCTGCCCTACCAGTCAGGCCTCATCATCAAGTCGGTGCAGAGCGGCCTGGTCAGCCCGCTGAACGTCCTGATGCTGCTTGCGCTGTTCGTGGGCACGATCTACGGCATCGTCCTGATCACCCAGGGCACGCGGCGCATCCCAATTCAACACGTGAAGCGCGTCGTGGGAATGCGGACCACGCCGGCCGGATCCTCGTTCCTGCCGATCAAGGTGAACACCGCCGGCGTCATCCCGATCATCTTCGCGATCTCAATGCTGCTGTTCCCCGCGCAGATCATGGGCTCTATACCCGCCAAGCCTGGCTCGTGGCTGGCCGGCCTGAAGGATGTGGCCATGCAGTTCAGCCCGGGGACGACCTGGTGGGCCATGGTGATCTATATCTTCCTGATCATCGTGTTCACCTACTTCTACACGGCCGTCGTCCTCAACGTTCAGGACATGGCGGACAACCTGAAGAAGTACGGCAACTACATCCCGGGTATCCGGCCCGGCAAGCCGACCTTCGAGTACCTGGACCGCGTCGTCTCGCGCATCACGCTGGCCGGCGCCGTCTTTCTCGCCGCCGTGGCAACCGTGCAGTACGTGGCGCCGGCGCTTACCGGAGTGTCGTCGTTCACGCTCATCGGCGGAACGTCGCTGCTCATCGTCGTCGGCGTCGCCATCGAGACCATGCAGGCCATCGAGGCGCAGCTCCTGATGCGCAACTATGAGGGCTTCATCAAGCAGAGCGGGGTCGGCGCCTGA
- the truA gene encoding tRNA pseudouridine(38-40) synthase TruA — MRCFRVGIEYDGTEFAGFQFQPGLRTVQQQIEDAVARLTGARVRVDAAGRTDAGVHALGQVVSLRVDTRIPTERLSAALNSALPRDVRAVGAVEADERFHARFSARSRAYVYVLLQREHPSALFGRYAWHVPGPLDIAAMRSAARSLPGTRDFAAWANGVVEARTTVREVTLCRVRRAGRLVLVRIEANAFLRGMVRNVVGTLVQVGLGRRPPEDVEAITLSRQRSEAGPTAPPQGLCLVRVRY; from the coding sequence ATGCGCTGCTTCAGGGTCGGAATCGAGTACGACGGCACGGAGTTCGCGGGCTTTCAGTTCCAGCCCGGCCTGCGGACGGTGCAGCAGCAGATCGAGGACGCCGTCGCCCGCCTGACCGGCGCGCGGGTGCGCGTGGACGCCGCGGGCCGCACCGACGCGGGAGTCCACGCCCTGGGCCAGGTGGTCAGCCTCCGAGTGGATACGCGGATACCGACCGAGCGGCTCTCGGCCGCGTTGAACAGCGCGCTGCCGCGCGACGTGCGCGCGGTGGGCGCAGTGGAGGCCGATGAGCGGTTCCACGCCCGCTTCAGCGCGCGATCGCGGGCGTATGTGTACGTGCTGCTGCAGCGTGAGCATCCGTCGGCACTGTTTGGGCGATACGCCTGGCACGTGCCGGGGCCACTGGACATCGCGGCCATGCGGTCCGCGGCGCGATCATTGCCGGGCACGCGCGACTTTGCCGCTTGGGCCAACGGCGTGGTGGAAGCGCGGACAACGGTACGCGAGGTGACGCTCTGCCGGGTGCGGCGGGCCGGGCGGCTGGTACTGGTTCGAATCGAGGCCAACGCCTTCCTGCGCGGCATGGTGCGCAACGTGGTTGGCACCCTGGTGCAGGTGGGGCTGGGGCGCCGCCCCCCGGAAGACGTGGAGGCCATCACACTGTCACGACAGCGCTCGGAGGCGGGGCCGACCGCCCCGCCCCAGGGCCTGTGCCTGGTTCGGGTGCGCTATTGA
- the infA gene encoding translation initiation factor IF-1, with translation MPPKRTYRGGGGSGRRSGGSRGGRPSSGPRARPAPSSEDDGKEKGIEVEGVVQENLPNAMFRVQLQSGHEVLAHISGKIRMNFIKILPGDRVLVELSPYDLTRGRILYRYK, from the coding sequence ATGCCACCGAAACGTACCTATCGGGGCGGCGGCGGGAGCGGGCGGCGCTCTGGCGGAAGCCGGGGAGGACGTCCGTCGAGCGGCCCTCGGGCACGCCCGGCTCCGTCGTCGGAGGATGACGGCAAGGAAAAGGGGATCGAGGTCGAGGGCGTCGTGCAGGAGAACCTGCCCAACGCCATGTTCCGGGTGCAGTTGCAGAGCGGACACGAGGTGCTTGCGCACATCTCCGGCAAGATCCGGATGAACTTCATCAAGATCCTGCCCGGCGACCGCGTGTTGGTGGAGCTCTCACCCTACGACCTGACCCGGGGACGCATCCTCTACCGCTATAAGTAG
- the rplQ gene encoding 50S ribosomal protein L17, whose amino-acid sequence MRHRVGGRKLGLPSDQRRALLKGLVRSLFENDRIVTTETRAKDVKPIAEKLITTAKRGDMNARRLVRRFIDSNIEEFGVNTETRKVARNPHYVVPRLFEVIAPRYRNRPGGYTRITKLGPRRGDAAPMVVLELVEGEEVVAPTAATTPAPVAPRRGLFGRRK is encoded by the coding sequence ATGCGACATCGCGTTGGAGGCCGTAAGCTCGGCCTGCCGAGCGATCAGCGCCGTGCCCTCCTCAAGGGACTGGTGCGATCGCTCTTCGAGAACGACCGGATCGTGACCACCGAGACGCGGGCCAAGGACGTCAAGCCGATCGCCGAGAAGCTGATCACCACGGCCAAGCGCGGCGACATGAACGCGCGGCGCCTCGTGCGCCGGTTCATCGACTCCAACATCGAGGAGTTCGGAGTCAACACGGAGACCCGCAAGGTCGCCCGCAACCCGCATTACGTGGTGCCTCGTCTGTTTGAGGTGATCGCGCCGCGCTACCGCAACCGCCCGGGCGGCTACACGCGCATCACGAAGCTCGGGCCCCGGAGGGGCGACGCCGCGCCGATGGTGGTGCTGGAGCTCGTGGAAGGCGAGGAGGTCGTCGCCCCCACCGCCGCCACGACGCCGGCCCCGGTGGCGCCGCGCCGCGGCTTGTTCGGTCGCCGGAAGTAG
- the rplM gene encoding 50S ribosomal protein L13 yields MRTFSAKPEEVTRDWHVIDAAGYSMGRLASDVARLLRGKHKPIYTPHIDTGDFVIVVNAAKLVLTGRKAGESIYRHSGWPGGLKSITRGAELERRPREAFRRVVRGMLPHNRLGDAMINKLKVYAGPDHPHAAQKPTEWVSPAGKQGE; encoded by the coding sequence ATGAGGACGTTTTCCGCCAAGCCGGAGGAGGTGACGCGCGACTGGCACGTCATCGACGCCGCCGGCTACTCGATGGGCCGGCTGGCCTCCGACGTGGCGCGCCTGCTGCGCGGCAAGCATAAGCCCATCTACACCCCGCATATCGACACGGGCGACTTCGTCATCGTGGTCAACGCGGCGAAGCTGGTGCTGACCGGCCGCAAGGCCGGCGAGAGCATCTATAGGCACTCCGGCTGGCCCGGCGGCCTCAAGAGCATTACCCGTGGCGCCGAGCTGGAGCGCAGGCCGCGGGAGGCCTTCCGCCGGGTGGTGCGCGGCATGCTCCCGCACAATCGCCTGGGCGACGCCATGATCAACAAGCTCAAGGTCTACGCCGGACCCGACCATCCGCACGCCGCGCAGAAGCCCACCGAGTGGGTGAGCCCGGCCGGTAAGCAAGGAGAGTAA
- the rplO gene encoding 50S ribosomal protein L15, whose amino-acid sequence MQLHDLKPPAGSTHRRKIVGRGPGSGHGKTSGRGHKGNKARGQVNPNFEGGQTPLHRRLPQVRGFKPVNKVIYAVVNVGDLERYDAGTEVTPELLLQRGVLRRSDESVKILGDGRLTKPLTVRAHRFSKSAIEKLQAAGGKAEVL is encoded by the coding sequence ATGCAGCTACACGACCTGAAGCCGCCGGCCGGCTCCACGCACCGCCGCAAGATCGTCGGGCGCGGACCAGGCTCCGGCCATGGCAAGACCTCGGGACGCGGCCACAAGGGCAACAAAGCGCGCGGCCAGGTGAACCCGAACTTTGAGGGCGGCCAGACGCCGCTCCACCGCCGCTTGCCCCAGGTTCGCGGGTTCAAGCCGGTCAACAAGGTCATCTACGCGGTCGTGAACGTAGGCGACCTGGAGCGCTACGATGCCGGTACGGAGGTGACGCCGGAGCTTCTCCTCCAGCGCGGCGTGCTGCGGCGCAGCGACGAGAGCGTGAAGATCCTGGGTGACGGGAGGCTCACGAAGCCGCTCACGGTGCGCGCGCACAGGTTCAGCAAGAGCGCCATCGAGAAGCTGCAGGCCGCCGGCGGCAAGGCGGAGGTGCTTTGA
- the rpmD gene encoding 50S ribosomal protein L30: protein MADLKITLTRSPIGNPEGQKRTARALGLTRMQRTVVRPDNPQIRGMIRAIRHLLTVERAESSEA from the coding sequence ATGGCGGACCTGAAGATCACGCTGACCCGCAGCCCCATCGGAAACCCCGAGGGCCAGAAGCGCACGGCGCGCGCCCTCGGCCTCACGCGGATGCAGCGCACGGTAGTGCGCCCGGACAACCCGCAGATCCGGGGCATGATCCGCGCGATCCGGCACCTCCTCACGGTGGAGCGCGCCGAGAGCAGCGAGGCCTGA
- a CDS encoding adenylate kinase, which translates to MIYLLFGPPGVGKGTQGARIAHKYAVPIISTGEIFRNLAAAGTPLGRAAKEFTSKGELVPDEIVVALVQQRIAMADCADGFLLDGFPRTINQAEILECTLDDMGLELNGVLSFEACDGELIRRLTGRRTCGRCGATYHIRAMPPAREGICDRCGGELVQRADDTEEAIRTRLREYEAKTAPLLSFYRKRGLLRSVDAAAAPDTVAARAAAVLAVSHGAPRG; encoded by the coding sequence ATGATCTACCTCCTTTTCGGCCCCCCCGGGGTCGGCAAGGGAACCCAGGGCGCGCGTATCGCGCACAAGTACGCAGTACCGATCATCTCGACTGGAGAGATCTTCCGCAACCTGGCCGCGGCGGGTACCCCGCTCGGTAGGGCCGCCAAGGAGTTCACGTCGAAGGGCGAGCTGGTTCCTGACGAGATCGTCGTGGCGCTCGTGCAGCAGCGCATCGCCATGGCGGACTGCGCGGACGGATTCCTGCTGGACGGCTTTCCGCGCACCATCAACCAGGCCGAGATCCTGGAGTGCACACTGGACGACATGGGCCTGGAGCTCAACGGAGTGCTGAGCTTCGAGGCCTGTGATGGCGAGTTGATACGCCGGCTCACGGGCCGGCGCACCTGCGGCCGATGTGGCGCGACCTACCATATCCGGGCCATGCCGCCCGCGCGCGAGGGGATCTGCGACCGGTGCGGCGGCGAGTTGGTGCAGCGCGCCGACGACACCGAGGAGGCGATCCGCACGCGCTTGCGCGAGTACGAGGCCAAGACGGCTCCGCTCCTGAGTTTCTACCGCAAGCGCGGTCTGTTGCGTTCGGTCGACGCGGCCGCGGCGCCGGACACGGTCGCCGCGCGCGCAGCCGCCGTGCTCGCCGTGTCGCACGGAGCGCCGAGGGGCTGA
- the rpsI gene encoding 30S ribosomal protein S9, with product MLTPVRYYGTGKRKNAIARVWIQPGSGTIVINDRPAERYLGRLVLQRLIQQPFEVTEMLGRFDVIARCKGGGVSGQAGAVRHGISKALLEADPDLRPALRKLGFLTRDPRVKERKKYGRKRARRGFQFSKR from the coding sequence GTGCTCACTCCCGTTCGCTACTATGGAACCGGGAAGCGCAAGAACGCCATCGCGCGAGTCTGGATCCAGCCCGGCTCCGGAACGATCGTAATCAACGATCGTCCGGCCGAGCGCTATCTGGGGCGGTTGGTGCTCCAGCGCCTCATTCAGCAGCCCTTCGAGGTGACCGAGATGCTCGGCCGCTTCGACGTGATCGCCCGCTGCAAGGGCGGCGGCGTGAGCGGTCAGGCCGGCGCCGTGCGTCACGGCATCAGCAAGGCACTGCTCGAGGCGGACCCGGACCTGCGGCCCGCGCTGCGCAAGCTCGGCTTCCTCACGCGCGATCCGCGCGTCAAGGAGCGCAAGAAGTATGGCCGCAAGCGCGCGCGACGCGGCTTCCAGTTCAGCAAGCGCTAG
- the rpmJ gene encoding 50S ribosomal protein L36, translating into MKVRASVKRMCEKCKIIKREGVVRVICKNPKHKQRQG; encoded by the coding sequence ATGAAGGTAAGGGCCTCGGTTAAGAGGATGTGCGAGAAGTGCAAGATCATCAAGCGCGAGGGAGTCGTACGCGTGATCTGCAAGAACCCCAAGCACAAGCAGCGACAGGGATAG
- a CDS encoding DNA-directed RNA polymerase subunit alpha has protein sequence MEITLPRIETLEETGTNGKFVVEPLERGYGVTLANSLRRVMLSSIEGAAVTYVKIEKVLHEFSTIPGLKEDTSELLLNLKALYVKVDPNGTEPAEPTTIRIARRGEGRITGADVECPDGVEVVNPDVYLATISDEDASLEMEMTVEVGKGYVLPDKQERRALQPIGVIPVGSAFTPVRKVNYTVEATRVGFKTDFERLVLEITTNGTIKPSEAISQGAAILDRYFRYFMEFGGVSTAVDADPALLPETQAGIEAPDARIEELDFGVRTYNCLKKANILTIAELVQTTETDLMQIRNFGKKSLLEVREKLSQWGLSLKGGSTVSTDDVEAEVAEGPEDE, from the coding sequence ATGGAAATCACGCTACCACGAATCGAGACTCTGGAGGAGACCGGGACCAACGGGAAGTTCGTCGTCGAGCCGCTGGAGCGCGGCTACGGCGTGACGCTCGCCAACTCCCTGCGGAGGGTCATGCTCTCCTCCATCGAGGGCGCGGCGGTCACCTACGTCAAGATCGAGAAGGTGCTGCACGAGTTCTCGACCATTCCGGGGCTCAAGGAAGACACCTCCGAGCTCCTGCTGAACCTGAAGGCGCTCTACGTGAAGGTCGATCCCAACGGCACGGAGCCCGCCGAGCCCACCACCATCCGGATCGCCCGGAGGGGCGAGGGACGGATCACCGGGGCCGACGTGGAATGCCCGGACGGCGTCGAGGTCGTTAACCCGGACGTCTACCTCGCCACCATCTCGGACGAGGACGCAAGCCTTGAGATGGAGATGACGGTCGAGGTCGGCAAAGGCTACGTGCTGCCGGACAAGCAGGAGCGCAGGGCCCTGCAGCCGATCGGCGTCATCCCGGTGGGCTCGGCCTTCACTCCGGTCCGCAAGGTCAACTACACCGTAGAGGCGACCCGTGTCGGGTTCAAGACCGACTTCGAGCGCCTGGTGCTGGAGATCACGACGAACGGCACGATCAAGCCGAGCGAGGCCATCAGCCAGGGCGCGGCCATCCTCGACCGCTACTTCCGCTACTTCATGGAGTTTGGCGGCGTGTCGACGGCGGTGGACGCCGACCCGGCGCTGCTGCCCGAGACACAGGCGGGTATTGAGGCCCCTGATGCCCGCATCGAGGAGCTCGACTTCGGGGTACGCACCTACAACTGCCTGAAGAAGGCGAACATCCTCACCATCGCCGAGTTGGTGCAGACCACCGAGACCGATCTGATGCAGATCCGCAACTTCGGTAAGAAGTCGCTGCTGGAGGTGCGCGAGAAGCTCTCGCAGTGGGGCCTCTCCCTCAAGGGCGGCAGTACCGTCTCGACGGACGACGTGGAGGCAGAGGTCGCCGAAGGTCCCGAGGACGAGTAG
- the rpsE gene encoding 30S ribosomal protein S5 — protein sequence MPKINADTLNLEERVVRTNKVQKTHKGGRTMSWNVLVVVGDRKGYVGAGLGKARAIPDAIRKGVEEARKNLIEVPIIGSSIPHEILAHHGAAEVLLKPAAPGTGIVAGSSVRIILELAGVTDVLGKSLGSSNAINIAWATLVALQSLRRPDDVARMRGKTVDELTPWAAKVEEAVASAARE from the coding sequence ATGCCGAAGATCAATGCGGATACCCTCAACCTCGAGGAGCGCGTGGTCCGCACGAACAAGGTGCAGAAGACCCACAAGGGCGGACGCACCATGAGTTGGAACGTCCTCGTGGTGGTGGGTGACCGCAAGGGGTATGTGGGGGCAGGATTGGGCAAGGCGCGCGCCATCCCGGACGCCATTCGCAAGGGGGTGGAGGAAGCCAGGAAGAACCTGATCGAGGTTCCCATCATCGGCTCGAGCATCCCCCACGAGATCCTTGCCCACCACGGCGCGGCCGAGGTGCTGCTCAAGCCCGCCGCCCCGGGTACCGGCATCGTGGCGGGCAGTTCCGTGCGCATCATTCTGGAGCTTGCCGGCGTCACCGACGTACTCGGTAAGTCGCTTGGCTCCTCCAATGCCATCAACATCGCCTGGGCCACCCTGGTCGCACTCCAGTCGCTCAGGCGGCCGGACGACGTGGCCCGCATGCGCGGCAAGACGGTGGACGAGTTGACCCCCTGGGCCGCGAAGGTCGAGGAGGCCGTCGCCTCGGCCGCGCGGGAGTAA
- the rplF gene encoding 50S ribosomal protein L6, protein MSRIGKRPIPIPQGVDVQVGAGSVTVKGPRGTLTRPVHPDMILRQDDGVLLVERPSDDKEHRSLHGLTRTLVANMVEGVTNGYARALDIVGVGYRSGMAGKNLTLAVGFSHGIEIPPMPGIEFEAGTDPQTRTPFVLVKGIDKQLVGHVAAQIRSIRKPEPYKGKGIRYRGEQIRRKAGKSGKAGAKGAKK, encoded by the coding sequence ATGTCACGCATCGGGAAGCGCCCAATCCCTATCCCGCAGGGCGTCGACGTGCAGGTGGGCGCCGGCTCCGTCACAGTGAAGGGCCCCAGGGGCACACTGACCAGGCCCGTCCACCCGGACATGATCCTCCGGCAGGACGACGGCGTGCTGCTGGTGGAGCGACCGAGCGACGACAAGGAGCACCGCTCCCTGCACGGCCTGACCCGCACGCTGGTGGCCAACATGGTCGAGGGCGTCACGAACGGCTACGCTCGCGCGCTGGACATCGTGGGCGTCGGCTACCGCTCCGGCATGGCCGGCAAGAACCTGACGCTGGCGGTGGGGTTCTCGCACGGGATCGAGATCCCGCCCATGCCCGGAATTGAGTTCGAAGCCGGCACCGATCCCCAGACGCGCACGCCCTTCGTGCTCGTGAAGGGGATAGACAAGCAGCTCGTGGGCCACGTGGCCGCGCAGATCCGCTCGATCCGTAAGCCCGAGCCCTACAAGGGCAAGGGTATCCGCTACCGCGGTGAGCAGATTCGCCGCAAGGCCGGCAAGAGCGGCAAGGCCGGGGCGAAGGGCGCCAAGAAGTAG
- a CDS encoding 50S ribosomal protein L18 yields MDDKVRLRLKRHRRVRAKVQGTAERPRLNVFRSLKHIYAQLIDDDAGSTLATASSVEPGLREQKVVGGAVGGAEAVGTLIAQRALEKGIQRVVFDRGGFMYHGRVKSLADAARKGGLEF; encoded by the coding sequence ATGGACGACAAGGTAAGACTGCGACTCAAGCGCCACCGTCGGGTGCGCGCCAAGGTGCAAGGCACGGCGGAACGGCCCCGGCTCAACGTGTTCCGGAGCCTCAAGCACATCTACGCCCAGCTCATCGACGACGACGCCGGCTCCACGCTGGCGACGGCCTCGTCGGTGGAGCCCGGCCTGCGCGAGCAGAAGGTCGTCGGCGGCGCGGTCGGTGGCGCGGAGGCCGTGGGGACCCTCATCGCCCAGCGCGCTCTCGAGAAGGGCATCCAGCGCGTCGTATTCGATCGTGGCGGCTTCATGTATCACGGGCGGGTAAAGTCCCTGGCCGATGCCGCCCGCAAAGGCGGGCTGGAGTTCTAA
- the rpsD gene encoding 30S ribosomal protein S4, with translation MATSGDPRCRQCRREGEKLFIKGEKCIRHCTLDKEKRRKPPGMHGGNVIQRKLTEYGVQLREKQKLRRIYRVMEGQFRDYMAEAERRRGVTGENLLQLLEMRLDNVIYRLGLADSRAQARQLVSHRFFTVNARRVNIPSYQVRLDDTIGIHESKVQTGIMREIREKIHTRSLPDWLEFDINTLSGKVVSAPTRDQIDTGVQEQLIVEFYSR, from the coding sequence ATGGCAACGAGTGGCGATCCCCGGTGCAGACAGTGCCGCCGGGAGGGAGAGAAGCTCTTCATCAAGGGCGAGAAGTGCATTCGGCACTGCACCCTCGACAAAGAGAAGCGGCGCAAGCCGCCGGGAATGCATGGCGGCAACGTCATCCAGCGCAAGCTCACCGAATACGGCGTGCAGCTTCGCGAGAAGCAGAAGCTCCGCCGCATCTACCGTGTGATGGAAGGTCAGTTCCGCGACTACATGGCCGAGGCCGAGCGGCGCCGCGGGGTCACGGGCGAGAACCTGCTGCAGCTCCTGGAGATGCGGCTGGACAACGTGATCTACCGGTTGGGTCTGGCCGATTCGCGTGCCCAGGCGCGGCAACTCGTCAGTCACCGCTTCTTCACCGTGAACGCCCGCCGGGTGAACATCCCGTCCTACCAGGTGCGCCTCGACGACACCATTGGCATCCATGAGTCCAAGGTGCAGACCGGCATCATGCGGGAGATCCGCGAGAAGATCCACACGCGGTCCCTCCCGGACTGGCTGGAGTTCGACATCAACACGCTGTCGGGCAAGGTGGTTTCCGCGCCGACGCGCGACCAGATCGACACCGGCGTTCAGGAGCAGTTGATCGTCGAGTTCTACTCCCGCTGA
- the map gene encoding type I methionyl aminopeptidase, with protein MIVTKSAEEIERIRAAGRVVHAALQAMRAAIRPEASTTHDLELAAMRVISDSGAESAFLGYAPHEHPPYPAWTCVSVNEEVVHGIPGRRVLREGDVVSCDVGVRLNGYYADSAWTFAVGRVSPEVERLLRVAEEALHRGIAQAKAGGHIGDIGAAIERHVKAHHYTVVRDLVGHGVGKALHEEPQVPNYGRLGSGPELTAGMTLAIEPMVNIGKRHVEALDDNWTIVTGDRAVSAHFEHTVAVTGNGPRILTSGD; from the coding sequence ATGATCGTGACCAAGAGCGCGGAGGAGATCGAGCGGATACGCGCCGCGGGCCGTGTGGTCCACGCGGCCCTGCAGGCGATGCGCGCCGCCATCCGGCCGGAGGCGTCGACTACGCACGACCTCGAGCTTGCCGCGATGCGCGTGATCTCGGACAGTGGCGCCGAGTCCGCATTTCTGGGCTACGCGCCGCACGAGCACCCGCCCTATCCGGCGTGGACGTGCGTCTCGGTGAACGAGGAGGTCGTCCACGGCATCCCGGGCCGCCGGGTGCTGCGCGAGGGCGATGTCGTGAGTTGCGACGTGGGCGTGCGGCTGAATGGCTACTACGCCGACAGCGCCTGGACGTTTGCGGTGGGCAGGGTGTCGCCGGAGGTTGAGCGGCTGCTGCGCGTGGCCGAGGAGGCGCTTCACAGGGGGATCGCGCAGGCAAAGGCCGGTGGGCATATAGGCGATATAGGCGCCGCGATCGAGCGGCATGTGAAGGCGCACCACTACACGGTCGTGCGCGATCTGGTGGGGCACGGCGTGGGCAAGGCGCTGCACGAGGAGCCGCAGGTTCCCAACTACGGGCGCCTCGGCAGCGGTCCGGAGTTGACCGCGGGGATGACGCTGGCGATCGAGCCGATGGTCAACATCGGCAAGCGCCACGTCGAGGCGCTCGATGATAACTGGACGATAGTGACCGGGGATCGCGCCGTGTCGGCCCACTTCGAGCATACGGTGGCGGTCACCGGTAACGGGCCGCGCATACTGACAAGCGGCGACTGA
- the rpsM gene encoding 30S ribosomal protein S13, whose amino-acid sequence MARIAGVDLPRDKRVEYALPYIYGIGLSRARQIVAQAGIQPETRVRDLTENESSRLREIIERDYRVEGDLRREVSLNIRRLVEIGCYRGLRHRRGLPVRGQRTKTNARVRKGPKRTIAGKKKAKK is encoded by the coding sequence TTGGCCAGAATCGCGGGTGTAGACCTGCCGCGCGACAAGCGCGTGGAATATGCGCTCCCCTACATCTACGGCATCGGGCTGTCTCGCGCCCGCCAGATCGTGGCGCAGGCCGGCATCCAGCCGGAGACTCGGGTGCGCGACCTGACGGAGAACGAGAGCAGCCGGCTGCGCGAGATCATCGAGCGCGACTACCGCGTGGAGGGTGACCTGCGGCGGGAGGTCTCGCTGAACATCCGTCGTCTCGTGGAGATCGGCTGCTACCGCGGCCTGCGCCATCGGCGCGGACTGCCGGTGCGCGGGCAGCGCACCAAGACCAACGCGCGCGTCCGCAAGGGCCCCAAGCGCACGATCGCCGGCAAGAAGAAGGCGAAGAAGTAA